Below is a genomic region from Gadus macrocephalus chromosome 14, ASM3116895v1.
ttattgttctaTCTTGAGCACAACAATTGTGAATGACACATTTCCCAAAGTAGTCTTTGAGTTCCAAACAGTTCAATTATAACTTTCAAAGTAGGCCTAGGCTGGTTGTTTTGTAAGAGCAGGCAACACATCGAAATAAGTCTGTGTCATATTACCATCATCTTTTATACACCCATCCTCTGATTAGATCTACGTTCTAGATTAGAACCAACtagaagagagtgtgtgttcctgcctgcctgcgtacCTAAAGTTTTTGTTGTGTGTCActcatgtgcgtgcgtgttgcgtGTCTGCCATGTGCGTTCCAGCACAAGGACGGTGAATGACGCCACGGTGGTAGCGCTCTCCTTCAGCCCGTGCGGGCAGGCCCTTGCCAGCGGCTCCACCTACGGAGACCTGCGGCTCTGGGATCTGAACATGAACCAGGTCTTCGCCGAGAAGAACGCCCACGACCTGGGGGTcacctgctgctgcttctcccCCAGCAAGGAAAAAGGTGGGGCATATGGCGCAGACCAATCATATTAGCTGTTAGCCGTGGATGATTGATCTATGAGAGTGCCTCATATAtttagataagataagataagatagactttattgtcattgtacagtcaCCTATACAACGAAATTGGGAATTTAGATTTATGCATTATCTTTTTGTATGAGCATTTGTCATACAATTTATGCTTGGTATGTTTGTGTATTCAATCATTTGGAAGTGTATCATGATATCAATAGAACTACGCATAGCTGGGCTCATTTTAGGTTTTGAAGAGATCTAAACCTAAACCGTTGTTCGTTTGTAAAACAATCGGTcaattttgaaatgttttctctctctcagttgaACTGGTGATGCATCTGGCTTCCTGCGGTCAGGACAGTCTTGTAAAGATCTGGACTGTACTAAACACCATCACTGGAGGTAAATAACTGTGTTCACATGTTAGCAGAACctctctctgttgttctctTGAGGTAAAGTCTGACCCGAACATAGGCTGTACCCGACCTTACACTCTATCTATTTCTCAATATCAACACAGAATGGGCTTGAGTCTGTACTGTCGTTTTACGGTCATGTCAGGGGACTTACTAATCTGATTTGATGGGGATCACCAGTGacaacattgtgtctctttgtgttatCATCCGGAAGTACACCAAAACCTCAACACTGTGACTGTGTTTTGcagtattaaaataaaaaaaagcctgCGCCGTGTAGTTTCATATCTAGTCTGCAGCCACtctgtctccatgtctctctggctctcttgtGGTTTCTGTCTTACTCGTTTTGTTTCTCTCATTTCCATTCAAAGGACTTTTTCCTCATTAACAGCTCATAATATTGACATGATATAAGATTATTTCtttgttctgtgtgtctgtgctaggCTGGGAGGTGAAGCTACTCCACACGTTGAGGGGCCAGGTGGCCCCTGTTCTGTCCTGTTCTTACTCCTCTGACGGACAGCTGCTGGCATCTGGGTCAGTCAGTGGCTTTTGGttcaacaaatacaaaaaaagaaatcaatCAACTGCATGATTAATTTTGAAATTAAATGTTACGTTTAAATATATTTGTCTAAATAGGAAAATATATCTAcaataaaatctaaaataaaggTTGAGGAGGCTGTTTATGAGTCTAGTAGTCAGAGTGCCCTGAAGTACCCTTAGAAGTTATATCCATATGTCCTGCTAAAACACCACAGTCGACGCACCCAGAAAATTATGCACTTTGGTTATCTCCGGAACAGAGAATAAAAAGATTACTCTTTGTATAATTTATAGGTTGGTGTTGTATTTAAGTGAGTGTGGGTCTCGACACAGCTTTAAATGTCTGCTTTTAGACATGGGAACTTGTTTTATAaaattgtattgtttatttcTTAGCTCTGTGGATAAAACCGTTACCATATATGATGCTGTAAGTATATCTCACTCAATTCATTAACTGGGTACAAACTCTTAACTCTACATTATTGTCAATAATGTGGATAGAATATTGACTACCGATAGTGATGTTGATGTTTGTTGCATTTTCAGAACAACGCGGTTTTGCTGTACACATTGAACCAACACGAAAGGTAAGCGTCCCTGCTCCATTATTGAGAGAACAATGAGCTTGGGTGTGCAGGGCTATAATAATGTCATAATCATTCATGTGTCGTGTTCTAGGTATGTGACGGCGTGTGCCTTCTCTCCCACGGATGCTGTCATGGCAACAGGATCCATGGACAAAACGGTCAACGTCTGGAGGATCCAGGATGGGCACAGCTGCAAAGGTCAGTTCATACTAATACtagtagtactaatactactagtaccactaataatactagtACCCTTATTCTTCTAATATTAATTGTTGAATATCTGGAGCATCCAGGAAGGACACAGCTGCCATGGTCAGTGAATACTAATACTAGTATTGGTAcaaaccggaaggttgcttgcTCTATCCCCCTagctgtgtcgaggtgtccctgggcaagacacctaaccctaactgctcccgctGAGCTGgcggtcgccttgcatggtAGACACCGCTGGGAGTCTGTGTATTAAAATAGTTATAAGTCgcttttggataaaagtgtctgctaaatgtaactTTAAATTTAATAATACTAGTACTATGTATTCTAGTCATTATAAGAGTTAAAAATCGGTCACTTCATACTaatacaactagtactactaattCCAATCGGTCAACCTCTGGACGATACAGGACAGACAAAATCACTACTAATCAGATTATCATTAATGATAATAAACAACCAacaaactttgtgtgtgtgtgtgtgtgtgtgtgtgtgtgtgtgtgtgtgtgtgtgtgtgtgtgtgtgtgtgtgtgtgtgtgtgtgtgtgtgtgtgtgtgtgtgtgtgtgtgtgtgtgtgtgtgtgtccctccctccctccctccctccctccctccctccctccctccctcctttcgtGCCTGGATAAGGTGGAAAATTAGCCCCAGGTGAGTTTACCTTATCTTTTTCCAGCTGATAAACACAGGAGCCATTGTACATACCAACTATTAACTTGTTTAGACACTTGATCCCCAGCGAATGACAGTGGATTTAGaaccaggtcattaaggagcggataggggatagacagtacagagacagggtaTGAATGAGCTGgtaggggctagggttagggggccTCTTGCTCAGGGATACAGGTACAGGTAGAGGCTGCGCCCTAGCCTCCCACTACCTTGGTTTCGTAGTCTTCAATGTTAACTTTGATTGTTTTagttgaaataaaataaaatgttacaTTTACTTGAAATGTTTTACATTTCAGAGGATTGCGCAACAACCTTCAGTGACGGTAGGAAACGTCTTTTTAATTTTCCTTTAGGTCTGACAAATGTCAGCCCGTTGTTTAGTTTCACAGCAGACTGATATTTCGATGTCATTAAACATTATTGAGCCATTTAGTAGtcttctctccctgtccctcaccctctctctctgtttctctcccattctctATCTGCCTCTCAGGGAGAACGGCAGCGGGTCGGTCCAGGCTGCTggtctctgattggtcagaggAGGATGTGGGGGCGTGGCTAGTGGAGGAGGGCCTAGAGGGATTGGCCGTCACGTTCCGAACCAATAACATCGATGGGGCGGAGCTTCTGGAAATTACCAAAGACACACTGGTGGAGCTGCGTGTGGGTGAGAGACAGAAGCTGATAACTGTCGGTACTAACAAACACTACCACTATggtaaaaaaggaaaagaaactGGGGTATATATATAGCACTGTTCCTTTTTCTTATAATCTACTCCCTGGTTCGTTTGCTGTCATCCTAAACCTAAGGAAAATGTAAAGACAACCTCACCCTCTAGGTccggggtcagcaaccttttcaacatgagtcctttttccatcagattttcaagcgaattaactcttaaagcgaattaatttgtagcgacataagaagcgcctaaacggttttccatcgacagaatgattatagcgaattaaaattgtgtcacaatgccccgtgttgaagcgcatttttctgacccgctagatgattttccatcaacaatgcgcatgcgcgacattctatatcgcttcagccgttttccattacttttatgtcgctagaactttcccaaaaccacctctgcagagcgaattaacttagtgcgacaaaatcggcgttagagcgatataaccctttttccatcacatatgtcgcactaacttttgatgcgcatcattttaaagcgcattatctttttgatggaaaaaAAGGACTATGCAGTGCCAatagtcctttttccatcaacattttgcaacatgggcttaaAAATTgtaattacatatgtcccatcttaaaacaccattttcagatattcaaaaacatatttgcactgtgaggaatgtaaaaaacgagaatTTATgggaatgttggaaccatccacatcaatatctttaagacatgtacagctttgcaaaaccatgtgaaggcgatgcattcaggccacttgcaacaatattttaaatattttcttctctctattactcacaacataggtttaaaaactattaaatgatcccatttcagaacactgctttctgtaactaatttaaacatatttgcactgggaggaaatggccaaaacagaataaagtgcaaaaaaaaaattggtagtaatgattatgctgccgcattgggctgtgaatttttttaataataataataaaatagaaaaaaaacacacttgaatttttttttcaagtgtgccaatgattatgctgccccatgccagtggtggcacgcgtgcctcgggttgccgacccctgctctaggTGGAGCTAGAATGTAATCTGTGGATGGTCTTAAACATTggcctattgtgtgtgtgtgtctgtgtctgtgtctgttgccAGAGTCAGTGGGTTTGCGTGGTAAGGTCCTCAGGAAGATCGAGGAGTTaaaaggtgtgtctgtgtgttcgggTGTACCTGATGAGTATCTGTGTCCAATCACCAGAGAGCTGATGAAGGATCCCGTCATCGCTGCAGGTGAGCTTAACAACAACCGGGGTTCAACACTTTATACCTCAAAACTTTAAATGGACTGTACGTCTGAAATATATTTCTTATTTTACCTGcttgtacttttattttatatctCACTTTTAATGATTGTCTTTTAACCCAGATGGCTACTCCTATGAGAGGGAGGCCATTCAGAGCTGGATCAACAGCCGGAACCGCTCCAGCCCCATGACCAACCTGCCCCTGAAGACCACCCTGctcacacccaaccacaccctgaAGATGGCCATCGGGCGCTGGTCCACCAGCCACTAGTGGGCCTGGGAACCGCCTCACCAGGACTCACCACGCACGAGAGACT
It encodes:
- the wdsub1 gene encoding WD repeat, SAM and U-box domain-containing protein 1, with amino-acid sequence MVSLICTLQGHRDDVNWCALSATHLSTCSGDKTLRVYSTAQDFSELPYSPLTGHGYGVHCCCFSPCGQFLASCSTDATTVVWSVSAGEIEAVLEHPGRSPVRVCAFSPDSTHLVSGAADGTLALWDFPAKRLLSTRTVNDATVVALSFSPCGQALASGSTYGDLRLWDLNMNQVFAEKNAHDLGVTCCCFSPSKEKVELVMHLASCGQDSLVKIWTVLNTITGGWEVKLLHTLRGQVAPVLSCSYSSDGQLLASGSVDKTVTIYDANNAVLLYTLNQHERYVTACAFSPTDAVMATGSMDKTVNVWRIQDGHSCKGGKLAPEDCATTFSDGRTAAGRSRLLVSDWSEEDVGAWLVEEGLEGLAVTFRTNNIDGAELLEITKDTLVELRVESVGLRGKVLRKIEELKGVSVCSGVPDEYLCPITRELMKDPVIAADGYSYEREAIQSWINSRNRSSPMTNLPLKTTLLTPNHTLKMAIGRWSTSH